The nucleotide window NNNNNNNNNNNNNNNNNNNNNNNNNNNNNNNNNNNNNNNNNNNNNNNNNNNNNNNNNNNNNNNNNNNNNNNNNNNNctttctttctttctttctttctttctttctttctttctttctttctttctttctttctttctttctttctttctttctttctttctttctttctcctttacctttggcttagaattgatcctaagtacGTATAATACTAAGCTAGGAGGtgctgagataagatttgaacccaggacctcctgtctctagacttggctttctaaccactgagccCTCCAGCAACCCCCTTCAAATTCATTTTCATGCTAATGCAGGTAGGATATGAAAAATAGCTAACCCTAAGTAGTATGGTTGTCTGAAATAGAGGCCAGCAATCTCCCTGCAGATATAGGGATGAAAAAGACAATCAGTCATGGGGCACTCTGCTTTTTGCTAGTAGGCTATGGTGGCTGTGACTATGCCCTTAGTGGGGAGAGATTCAAGTCATTGTACCTTTATCAGTGAAAGCTGAGATGACTAGCAAAAGACTCCAAAGAGCTAAATCCCAGAAAATGGTAGCAGGAAGCAATGTCCTGTAGAGACAATTGTGTCCTGAAGTTCAACATTAAATCACTGGAAATCAGAAAAGCAGTGCCTGGATAACACTATATCCCTATCAGTTATTGCAGAAATATTAGGAACTAGCAGAGCAGTTAAGCCAGTAGAAATTCTACACCAATCAGGGAATATAATAAGACCAACGAGAACAACATAAAGATATCAGCAGAAGCCATTTGTGGTCCTGCTGCTTTGGAGGTGGTTTGCCCCTCCACGTGTGAGACTTGGAAACACATTCTCTATGTGTGTGCTCCTCTGGTGCTCATTTCTCACCTCTGATGGGATGTGTGTTTGTGGGAGAGTGTACTTCAGATCTATGGAAGGAATGtcctattttgatttttattaccACATTATTTCATTAATGCCTTTGTTGTGAACAAATTGTGACCTCTGGAAGACTAAGAGAAAAGCAATAAGCACATTAGGGGAGGCTCAAGAACTAGAGTTATCGACACACAGACTACTACCTTGACCCCAGGAGAGCTATGCTAGGACTCCGTGTGTGAGAGTGGGGTGCTCCAGGTGCTCCACCTGGTTCTCACACCCAGGAGACTGTCAAGTAGGAGCATCCCCTGCATGTTGTTGGGGAACGTCCTTCTCCCTATGGGGCAGTTGCCTCTCTTCAGGCACTGGAGCCAGATCAGGAGCTTTCTGTCCACACCTGGACACTGTGAATCGACTCATATGAAGAGCTTCTTCATAGCCTGGGGGCATCTCCAGGGTGGAAGACAAGGAAGGTATCTGTATGGGATTGTGAGAGTGAGCTACTGCCAAGATCCGACGGGCCGCTGGTCCAAAGACTGATTGAAGAGCTgtcagggaggaagagagagggagctAGAGCTTGAGAGCTATCCTTGAAGAGCGGACGCTAACTTCAGtgcattgttttcttcttttctgcaaaTATGCACAGTATGACCACCAACCCTCCAACACCATTATCCCTGTGCAAATCTGTGGATTCCTGAGCAAGAGACATCTTCCTTTCCTTGAAAAACCATCTGCTCCAGTGCTCTGGACTCATCTTACTCTGCTTTCCAGATTCTGGTCCCACTGTCCTTTGGTCAGCTAACTCCTTTTTCCTGCCATATTCAGAAAACTTTAGATGAATCCATCTACACAAACAGAGTTCTTTTCATTGTCCATCTTTGTCCTCCTGACATCTTTCTATACCTTCCAGGAAAGAGAAAGCATTCTGCCATAGACCAAAAACTTGGTTTCTCCAGCTTTTAATGttcaaaacagaataaaaattggGAGCAAAAACTTGGAGTGAAAACCttggggacaggtaggtggctcagtgcattgagtgccaggcctacaCACAGGAGGTCTttgtttcaaatctggccacagacatttcctagctgtgtgaacctgggcaagtcacttacctcccattgcctagcccttaccatgcttgaaaacaatacagagtattgattctaagatggaaggtgagggtttaaaaaacaacatttttttcctggaatAAAATATCAATCTCAGTCCTGATCACTAAATTTTGGGAAAGCTAGTACTAGAAATAGAGgcatgaacaaatgaatgaatgaatgagctcCTATTAAGTGCTTTTTACCTGCAgagcactgtgataagcacttgatccacaaataaataaacaggaaTGGCTTcagctttcaaggagctcacattctactggaGCTGACAACATGTATagaaggtttcagctgcaagtgaGATGGAAAGCCTAGTGGTCCTTAGGATGCAGGAGCAAAGCAGATGATAGtgtattttctttcatgttatttccattgataaaaccaTATCTGTTTGTGTCATTGAACTGTTTAACAGTATCAAGAATTTTGGTGGTGAGAACTTTGACCAAGCAGAGTCTCTATAGTGACTGAAGGGGTTAAAAGGAGAATAGACTAAAAGATATAACTCTTCAGCCAcgagaaataaatgttttaaacatCCATTGAAAGATTCATTATGTTTCTTACTTCACATGGGAACAAAATCCTCCCTTTTGCATGTCTGACACTTGCCTTTCCCTCGTCCTCTTTGGCACTTTCAGCAGAATAAAAATATTCCATCTTCTTAAAAAAGCAGATCTGCTGAGAACATCCCAAAGGTCTATAGTCTGGCTTACAATTCTTTTAAGGGTTgcccttccttatctccccccgTACAAGGATGTGGATGTACTCACAAGTGATGGTGCTCTGAAGGGTGCTGTCATGGTCAAAGGCAATGACTGTCACTTCATACGGCGGTGGACCCACCTCCTCTCCTGTCTGCTGTCGACTGAGGCAACAGCGGAGGCAGATTGAGGTCAAGCCACACAGAAGGAATAGGGCACCAATCACTACTAGCAGCCTAGAAGGGGCCAGAGTACAAGAGAAAGCTGTGTGAGTGGCCATGTTTCTAAATCCAGCAGGAATTTATATATCAATGTGTGTACATTTGCTTCTTGTTTCTGTGTTTCCCAGAAAGACCTACAGAGTATACTCCCCAGAATTGTATTGATTTCTGCTTTCTAAGACAGAGTACAAAATCAAATCACATTTTGATGATATCAAGGTTAGATTAATCTAGAGTGGTTTGTAGGGGactacatttgttgttgttcaattgagtccaattcttcatgaccctaattggggttttgttggcagagatattggagtggtttgtcatttccttctctaactcattttacctgtgaagaaactgaggcaaacagggttaagtgacaagcccagggtcatacagttagtgagtgtgtgaggccagattttgaatttaggaagatgtaaTTCTATACATTTTGCTACCTAGCAGCCCCAGGACTACTTTATACCACATTGAAACTAAACTCTTTCCCTTTCTGGAAATGGATTATCTAGGCACCTCTTTCCAAGTAGAATAGTAGCACTTTATGCCAATAGAAGTCTCTCCAAAAAACTGTTCCCCAGACAGAAACTTATCTGAAGTAGGAAGGATTTATGGCTTGCTCTTTTGTTATTAAATGAGAACTGATCAATTATGGATCCAATTCCAATAACTTGTGATCAGATGACTACAGATTTGATTGGCAATCTCTTAGGAGCTAGGGTAAAATTCCGCTTCCACAGTAATTCCTGTGTGCAGAAAAGAACAGCACTTAGGAAAAAGACCATTAAGGTTCCAATATATCGAGCATGAAATTTGTGGTAGCAGGACACAGGAAACAAATCCTTTGCCTGGGGAAAACAGGAAACAAGAGACAATGATGGGTTtgtatttggcttttaaaaaagaatatgagaatagctaaacaaattatggcatatgaatgtagtggaatattattgaaggtgtaaaaaatgataaaagagagacAATTGCAAAGAATCTTGGGAagcaggaactgatgtagaggaAAGGGAACACAAACCAGAACAGTTTATATAATGAGAACAATGTtgtaaacaactttgaaagaacttaagaactctaatcaaagCAATGACCAATTATATCTCCATCTATGATGGGACATGCTACCACCTCTCTttcagagagatgatggactcagGATGCAGGACATTGCCTCTGTGGGGGAtggttttgcttcatttttctttgtcacaggattgcctttttttctctccatttttaattGGAAGGAAAGAATAGTGATGTCATTGAAAGAGGGTCCATAAACATTTTTAGAAGGCTCTGAAGAGAACAGTTTCAGAATGAAGCAAGGAAAGCAGGATGGGTTTGAAAGTAATAAATGGGAGGCAGCttggtaactcagtggattgagaaccaagcctaaagacaggaggtcctaggttcaaatgtggcctcagacactttctagttgtgtgaccctgggcaagtcacttaatccccactgcatagcccttactgctattctgccttggaaccaatgcacagtattaattctaagatggaaggtaatgttATGGGTAATTTATAGGGTCAGGCAGACAACCTTGGCTGAAGGCTAGAGAAGGCTGAGATATTGGGATTCTCACAGCTGGTCCAGGCTGATCCTTTGATGACTTCAGGGTACAGGAACCAAATCCTTGCTCAGCCAGTAAATCCAGTGAACACTGGGGGGAGAGGGGGTAggctgcaagctgtccaccaaaTGCAGACTTGAAACTCTTCTCTCTACCTAGGTTTGCCTTGATAGATGGTATCTCCAAACTTCTCCAAAATCCCAAAGATCCACAGCTTGTAGAGTCACAGCTGGCTGGATAATAGCTCCTTACCTCCCTCTTCCAGCTCAGCCTAGTTCACTCTTTCAAACCTCTCCCTGCATTCCATATTGGAATGCCCATGGTCCAGCCAAATGATTTGCTTTAGACTGCTTGTTTCCTATCTTAACTTTCTATCCCACCCTATAAATTACTCATAACAGTTaggaggacaattctgagggacttatgagaaagaactctgggagtaagaacaactgcttgaccacatggtttgatggggatatgattagggatgtagcctctaaatgatcaccctaatgcagatatcaataatatggaactaagtcttgatcaatgacacatgtaaaacccagtggaattgctcattggctacaggaaagagttgggaggaggggagggaaagaacgtgaatcatgtaaccatggaaaaatattctaaattatttaagtaacattaaaaaaaaaagatggaaggtaaggttttttttttaaaaaagtgatctTTTTGACCCAGCTTAGGATAACTGAGATGTCATAGCTAGCCATGAACTAAATAAACCTAATATTACATAAGAATTGTGTTAAGAGTGATCCCACTCCCCCCAGAGAGGTAGGAAATTGAGGTAGGAAGATATGTAGAAAGATAAGGTATTGGATCAAAATgagcttttgttattattatattttcaaagtaaatatacgttttctgattccaagtccagcactctattgaAACTGTGCTATCAGCTTTTCTTATAGCATAACGGATGTTGGGAAAAGCAGATAGTAGGGGAGCATTTCCCAAACTGGGACCATTTGAGAAAATATTGATGTTCgtgaaatcttttctttctaaaatattaaatgtgaAAATGTGTCTATgtcataatatttattttaaatgtagtgAGGGTTCATTTGCTATAGGAGCTATTTCATGGAGTATCATCACAGTTAACTTTCTTGGTTCTGATTGACCTTGTGGGAGCTTTGGTATCTGCTACAATTTCAACTCTATACCATTGGCTCCTTGAATGCCTTGCCTCCTTGTTATACTGCTGATTTTTCTGTGCAAAGCCTCAGCCTTGGATCCCTCTCACCGTTCACTGCCTTTCCTCCTACCTATGTGCAGTTCTAAGGTGAAGATTAGAAAGATGGTGGTACCATCACCATATATAGGAAAATTTGGAAGCAGAACAGATTTGAGGGAAGGATAAAGATTACTATCTTAGAAATGGCTGGAGAAGCTGGCACAACATCTAGGTCCAGATGTCCTCCAGGTAGTTAGAGATGCAGGGCTGGGATTCAAAAGAGAGATTAGGGTtgaatatatagatttgggagtcatctacatagagaaAATAACtgagtggaaggaaagaaaggagctGTCCAAGAACATGTatatatagaaaaagaatataagaGGACTGAGCCATCCATTTGTATGGGACAGGATGGAGGGATGATGTTtcagcaaaggagaatgagagtcagagagatagaaagagagccAGGGAAGAGTAATTTTATGGAAAccaagagaggagagagtatcaaGACAAGGTGAAAGACTGGTTTTAGCATTCAAAAGTTGTAAAGAGTTCAAGAAGGATTAGAACTGACAAAAGGCCACAAACACTAGCAATTAATACATCATAGGTAACATTTGAAAGGTTGGTGGTTAAGTCTCTATTAATCATAGAAATAGTTAACAAAGTTAAAAGTGGAGATACCTGTAAGTGAAGAGATTATAAGAGAGTACTTACCTGGCCTCAATAAATCCAAATCACTAGGCCAGATGAACTACATCCAGAATACTGAAAAAACTGTCACATGTGATTTTTGAATTGCTAACAGTAATGTTCTTTAAACTGAGCAGAACAGGACCAGAGCCAGGCAAAATTCCTGATTTTCCTAAAAGAGTAGGTAATGACTATAAATTATTTAAGCCTCTTGGAAGTCAGGAATACTGTTTGCTTTTTCCCCCCAAGTctccagttcttggcacatagtaaatgattaACAAATGCTTTCTTGTTTGATTTGTTGTGAATTTTTATTGGTTGTTTAATGGTGGCTCCTGGGAAAATTCTTGACTGTTTTATATCTAGTTTATGAGCATTTTGAATAGGTGGTGGTGATCACTAAGAATCAACATAGCTTCATCCAGAACAAATCATGCCTAACTAgtattatttccaattttgtcAAGGTTCCTTGAAGCGGTGTTGCATGGAGAATAGAGAATAGAATTTGGTGCCAGAAAGATGTGTTCAAGATCAACCTCTTACCCATATTagcaagttgtttaacttctTATTATGCTAGGCATCTTGAatactataaattgcagagataGTGCCCCCTTGCTTTGGTTCCCTCACCAGGAACTCCTTagatcagtgaaatcacaggccaATTCTTCTCAGCAATAAACTAGCAGTTGGGAGGAATGCTCTGGATTCAGGACCCTGATTTCTGGCCTTTTCTCTCCAGAGATTCTCCAGGGACTCCTGCTTCTGGCTGCCTCCGAGCTATTCTTATACTAGAACTACCTCAAACCAAACTGTCAGCTCATGTCTCCTGTGTGGATTCCTCTACCTTCATCTGCTCCTGCTTCTTATAAGGTAGGCCTCCTGAGATTCAGAGGATGCATCAGCCTCTGTTACAAAGCTGGTGACAGATTTTTCTCCAGTCATTGACATTCTGCCTTTATTCATTCCTCAATACATCTTCCTACTAGTCCTGCATACTCTTCCCCATCCCACTGATTTGGAATCTTcaactttttctaaaaatcccATTTCCCTTCCCCTACTACTTGTTCCCCAAATCCCACTCGCCTCAACCTGAATATCCCACTCCAGATCTAGTCATTATTTCTGGAATGCCTACTCCATACTTAACACATTTGCTTTCATCTTAAGTCTTTTCTTCACTCTCCTTCCATCTTCCAGCATTTACTGAGACCTGCCTCCCTCCCAATGGCACTATATACTTGCCCAACCTTGCCAGTACTGATTGCACTTACATTCATATAATCCCAAACTCCTGGGTCAGAGTAAGGGAGTCAGAACATTCCTTGCTTCtcattgccatttcttttttttaatttaatttttattttttaagaaaatttttccatggttacatgattcatgttctttccctcccctcctcccaactctttcctgtagccaatgagcaattccactgggttttacatgtgtcattgatcaatgtatgttattattatttctatattattattatttgcactagggtgatcatttagtgtctatatgcccaatcatatccccatcgaaccatgtgatcaatcagttgttttccttctgtgtttctgctcccacagttcttcctctgaatgtagatagtgttctttctcataagtccctcagcattgtcctggatcattgcatctcATTGCCATTTCTAATCTCTATCATATCACTAAGTAATCTCTACTTCTTTGAGGTTCACCAAATACAAATTTATCATCCAATCAAGAGTCAAATGAAATTATCTGATGAATCCTggacattttccttccttcctcaatgagtttatTGCCCTGCTCACAGTGTCTCTCTATTCTAATTCCTGCCCTCATCCTAGAGGATTTcaaaatacatagatacatagatggatggatggatggttggatagatagatagatacatggatggatagatggatacataggtacatacatagatagacacatacccatatatacattcatatgtagatacatagatacatagatgcacagatgtatgtgtgtatggatAGATTGATACAGAGATacatacacagagatagatacatagataaatacatagatacatagatagagatagagataatgATATTGATATTACCTCAAATTCCCTAACTTCTTATTTCCTCAATCTATTCAGCTGTTATGACCTTCTCTTATATTCTCATAAttgtgtcttttttctttctttgttcctgtttctctctttctctctctcccctccctttcttttttaaaattggtactaagacagaaggcaggggcttattcattcattcattcatttatttatatatctggTCAGGATAAAACATTGGGCCAAATCcaatcaaatttaatttaatttaataagtagaaatataaagttttaaaatagaattcagaAAATTAATTTTACCTGCACAAACTGAGGAAGGTAGATTAACTTTTCCTCCCAACTTTGTGCTCATCTATGAATTTGATAAGCATGTTCTACATACTTTTATCCAGGTCActaattaaaaactttaaatagTATAAGATCTATAACAGATCCCTGTCACCTGCACCTAACAAATCTTTCCAAAGTTATATCAAATCATTAATGAATACTTTTTGGGTCAGATCTTTCTACTAATTCCTAATCTACTAAATGTACTGTCAGCTATTTCCTGTCTGTTTTGCTAAGGTATGCTAAGGTATGCtaagaatagtttttacattttagaatAGTTTTATTgtgttcaaaaatataaaatccattCTTAGTTCACAGGCTTTATAAAAACAGGTGGCAGTTTGGATTTGGTCCCCAGAACATAGTTTGCTAACCTGACACCATTCTTTTTCTATCAAAGGTGTTACTATTTATAGCCACATAgattattttcaggaaagaaaatttaGTTTAATGAGGTGCTATGATGGTAGCCAAATGAATCTGTTAGCCTGTTGGTTCCTCTGCATGTGTGCTACATGGCATAATAGAATtaacatttcaaatattattaacatACTATTTGTAGTTAGGAGACCTATTTTTGAGTCCTAGCACTAGCTTTACTATCTGTGTGGCTCTGAGAATATTACATACCCTCTCTGAATTtcactttcctcacctataaaatgaagattttaattAATCTATACCAGAATAGTatgagaaaagtgctttataatgtGCTCAGTTGCTATAAAAGTGCATTATTTCCCATGACATGACATTGGAAACTTATAATAAAATACccctgagattaataaatgtatataatgaaTAACTTGCTGAAGAATTCTCTTTTGAAACTTACCAGATATACCAGAGATGGACCCAGTCAGTGGTCAGACAGCTGGGGACAAAGCAGAAAGGTCAGATAATGTAGTGAAAGCTTATTATAATGTCGATGTCAGAGAAAATGatataatcaatataattaatattttctatgaATGACACCTTAGAATTCAATTTATTTTGCAGTAGAACAGATTTATAGAAGATACTTTATGATGTTGTTTCACTTACTATATACCTGAAGATGGAA belongs to Gracilinanus agilis isolate LMUSP501 chromosome 5, AgileGrace, whole genome shotgun sequence and includes:
- the TMEM52B gene encoding transmembrane protein 52B → MGNHLLFVGFSTLTCLSQLPWVTCEENCVAPEHCLTTDWVHLWYIWLLVVIGALFLLCGLTSICLRCCLSRQQTGEEVGPPPYEVTVIAFDHDSTLQSTITSLQSVFGPAARRILAVAHSHNPIQIPSLSSTLEMPPGYEEALHMSRFTVSRCGQKAPDLAPVPEERQLPHREKDVPQQHAGDAPT